From a region of the Panicum virgatum strain AP13 chromosome 2K, P.virgatum_v5, whole genome shotgun sequence genome:
- the LOC120695958 gene encoding receptor-like protein 33, whose translation MTGVQSCVKVDIHIHILLSFLLLCYGGIANFHCSRVHNESIQDLHSLLHFKQGVTSDPNGALSNWYTSSHFCQWNGVICTSRSPLGVIELYLSNQNLSGQISSSLDNLTFLEDLDLSKNNFIGPFPLRGCLQHLQFLYLYENNMSGTIPDALTNYSSLSILYLTSNSLVGSITPKLGLLSNLECLRLDSNQLELRIPNELGKLVNLEVFDLSHNRFSGEIPQTIFSVSYLLALWLGGNILSGQTPRGIGNLTLTDLNLSENNFRGAIEGLFDNLTQLEYLRLHGSELEGPIPASLGNLLNTRQLYLDNNNFQGSMP comes from the coding sequence ATGACAGGTGTACAATCCTGCGTGAAAGTGGACATCCATATACATATACTCTTGTCCTTTCTGCTCTTGTGTTACGGAGGAATTGCCAACTTTCATTGCTCGAGAGTTCATAATGAGAGCATCCAAGATCTTCACTCGCTGCTCCATTTCAAGCAGGGTGTCACGAGCGATCCAAATGGAGCCTTGAGCAACTGGTACACGAGCTCCCACTTCTGCCAGTGGAATGGTGTCATATGCACCTCGAGGTCACCATTAGGCGTCATAGAACTCTACCTCTCCAATCAAAATCTGTCAGGCCAAATCAGTTCTTCCCTTGACAACCTTACTTTCCTTGAGGATCTTGACCtctctaaaaataattttattgGTCCCTTTCCTCTCCGTGGCTGCCTACAACATCTTCAGTTCCTTTACTTGTACGAGAACAATATGTCCGGAACCATTCCAGATGCACTTACTAATTACTCCAGCTTGAGCATTTTATATTTAACTTCAAACTCGCTAGTGGGTTCAATCACTCCAAAATTAGGCCTACTATCAAATCTAGAATGCCTCCGTTTGGATTCAAATCAACTTGAGCTAAGAATTCCTAATGAGCTCGGCAAATTGGTGAATTTAGAAGTCTTTGACCTAAGCCACAATAGGTTTTCAGGTGAAATTCCACAAACCATATTTAGTGTATCTTATCTTTTAGCACTTTGGTTGGGTGGAAACATCTTATCAGGACAAACTCCACGGGGAATAGGGAATCTTACCTTAACTGATTTGAATTTAAGTGAAAACAACTTTAGGGGTGCGATTGAAGGATTGTTCGACAACCTAACTCAGTTGGAATACCTCCGCTTACACGGAAGTGAACTAGAGGGTCCCATACCAGCCAGCTTGGGAAACCTTCTGAACACGAGACAGCTGTACCTTGACAATAACAATTTTCAAGGTTCTATGCCGTAG